In the Perca flavescens isolate YP-PL-M2 chromosome 20, PFLA_1.0, whole genome shotgun sequence genome, one interval contains:
- the LOC114546372 gene encoding basal body-orientation factor 1 isoform X2, which produces MPRKKVAKVKRSKAGKGKKESKQESKTDKESDIDKAKANAALWELRLQVNDQSLVQYREACRKLARANEELTNQLYRAEKDTIDITGFLKRQDAAKEEKINTLQKKLKSQEASAHEEHKKLVYDYTVQINEMKELFRKKSSDFNMIQDGMKKIKQFEKSKAQMEQELSDIRENMEVADKEHRENLNKMQYKFFKEKDRLEREAERTIALVVERAHNEAIVQLDDASRSVFKENVRLNEALKYHIKEAEDLQILTNSMAKENASLELDKNTFELMVKKNAAQLEAQKKELSKLRAKVASLEQTLELKSEEAEREEKKEKEKTLVSIQASQVELEKLQKVLSMRESELGHIKRLASTIVEQRTDLERFFHEALAQVKQEIMASRLQYKKEALQAYRCRVREATAGKLKFPPIRTFHKGPHSTNSVYSDMEAAARTHQPDSKVEISDLTWEQKEQVLRLLFAKMNGHRERKASQHLALFASSEKKSLIDSDAAGIREELSPATFITQAPEPVLLSKPNSLPDIHNTT; this is translated from the exons ATGCCGAGGAAGAAAGTCGCCAAAGTAAAGAGGTCGAAAGCCGG gaaaggaaagaaagaaagcaagcaGGAGTCAAAAACGGACAAAGAGTCTGATATCGACAAAGCCAAGGCCAACGCTGCGCTTTGGGAGCTGAGGTTACAGGTCAACGACCAGTCGCTCGTGCAGTACCGCGAGGCTTGCCGCAAGTTGGCACGCGCAAACGAAGAGCTCACCAACCAACTGTACCGCGCGGAGAAGGACACAATCGATATAACTGGCTTTCTGAAGAGACAAGATGCAGCTAAAGAGGAGAAG ATCAATACGCTGCAGAAAAAACTCAAAAGCCAAGAGGCAAGTGCACACGAAGAGCACAAGAAACTG GTTTATGATTACACAGTTCAAATCAATGAGATGAAGGAACTGTTCAGAAAGAAGTCCAGTGACTTTAACATGATCCAGGATGGGATGAAGAAAATTAAGCAGTTTGAGAAGAGTAAAgcccagatggagcaggagctCAGTgat attagagAAAACATGGAAGTTGCTGACAAGGAGCACAGGGAAAACCTAAACAAAATGCAGTACAAATTCTTCAAAGAAAAG GATCGCCTGGAGAGGGAAGCTGAGCGAACGATAGCGCTGGTGGTGGAGAGGGCCCACAATGAAGccattgt GCAGCTGGACGATGCCTCGCGATCTGTGTTCAAGGAGAACGTCCGTCTCAATGAAGCACTGAAATATCAcataaaggaggcagaggaccTGCAGATATTGACAAATTCAATGGCTAAGGAGAATGCCTCCCTGGAACTGGACAAG AACACGTTTGAGTTGATGGTAAAGAAAAACGCAGCTCAGTTGGAGGCCCAAAAAAAGGAGCTATCTAAACTGAGGGCCAAGGTTGCTTCCCTGGAGCAGACCCTGGAGCTAAAATCTGAGGAGgctgagagagaggaaaagaaggagaaggagaagaccCTGGTCAGCATCCAGGCCAGCCAGGTAGAGTTGGAGAAGCTGCAGAAAGTGCTTTCTATGCGGGAGAGCGAATTGGGGCACATCAAACGGCTAGCAAGCACCATTGTAGAGCAGCGCACAGATCTGGAGCGGTTCTTCCATGAGGCACTGGCTCAGGTGAAGCAGGAGATCATGGCCAGCAGGTTGCAATACAAAAAGGAGGCACTACAGGCTTATCGCTGTAGAGTGAGAGAAGCCACAGCCGGAAAACTAAAGTTCCCACCCATCCGCACCTTTCATAAAGGCCCCCACAGTACCAACTCTGTCTATTCAGACATGGAGGCGGCTGCAAG GACTCATCAACCAGACAGCAAAGTTGAAATCTCAGATCTCACTTGGGAGCAGAAGGAACAAGTGCTCAGGCTTCTCTTTGCTAAAATGAATGGACATAGGGAAAG GAAAGCCAGCCAACATCTGGCTTTGTTTGCCTCCTCTGAGAAGAAGAGCCTTATTGACAGCGATGCTGCCGG AATTAGAGAGGAGCTCTCCCCGGCGACCTTCATAACCCAGGCGCCTGAGCCCGTGTTGCTCTCGAAGCCAAACAGCCTGCCGGATATACACAACACCACATGA
- the LOC114546372 gene encoding basal body-orientation factor 1 isoform X1 → MPRKKVAKVKRSKAGKGKKESKQESKTDKESDIDKAKANAALWELRLQVNDQSLVQYREACRKLARANEELTNQLYRAEKDTIDITGFLKRQDAAKEEKINTLQKKLKSQEASAHEEHKKLVYDYTVQINEMKELFRKKSSDFNMIQDGMKKIKQFEKSKAQMEQELSDIRENMEVADKEHRENLNKMQYKFFKEKDRLEREAERTIALVVERAHNEAIVQLDDASRSVFKENVRLNEALKYHIKEAEDLQILTNSMAKENASLELDKNTFELMVKKNAAQLEAQKKELSKLRAKVASLEQTLELKSEEAEREEKKEKEKTLVSIQASQVELEKLQKVLSMRESELGHIKRLASTIVEQRTDLERFFHEALAQVKQEIMASRLQYKKEALQAYRCRVREATAGKLKFPPIRTFHKGPHSTNSVYSDMEAAARWTHQPDSKVEISDLTWEQKEQVLRLLFAKMNGHRERKASQHLALFASSEKKSLIDSDAAGIREELSPATFITQAPEPVLLSKPNSLPDIHNTT, encoded by the exons ATGCCGAGGAAGAAAGTCGCCAAAGTAAAGAGGTCGAAAGCCGG gaaaggaaagaaagaaagcaagcaGGAGTCAAAAACGGACAAAGAGTCTGATATCGACAAAGCCAAGGCCAACGCTGCGCTTTGGGAGCTGAGGTTACAGGTCAACGACCAGTCGCTCGTGCAGTACCGCGAGGCTTGCCGCAAGTTGGCACGCGCAAACGAAGAGCTCACCAACCAACTGTACCGCGCGGAGAAGGACACAATCGATATAACTGGCTTTCTGAAGAGACAAGATGCAGCTAAAGAGGAGAAG ATCAATACGCTGCAGAAAAAACTCAAAAGCCAAGAGGCAAGTGCACACGAAGAGCACAAGAAACTG GTTTATGATTACACAGTTCAAATCAATGAGATGAAGGAACTGTTCAGAAAGAAGTCCAGTGACTTTAACATGATCCAGGATGGGATGAAGAAAATTAAGCAGTTTGAGAAGAGTAAAgcccagatggagcaggagctCAGTgat attagagAAAACATGGAAGTTGCTGACAAGGAGCACAGGGAAAACCTAAACAAAATGCAGTACAAATTCTTCAAAGAAAAG GATCGCCTGGAGAGGGAAGCTGAGCGAACGATAGCGCTGGTGGTGGAGAGGGCCCACAATGAAGccattgt GCAGCTGGACGATGCCTCGCGATCTGTGTTCAAGGAGAACGTCCGTCTCAATGAAGCACTGAAATATCAcataaaggaggcagaggaccTGCAGATATTGACAAATTCAATGGCTAAGGAGAATGCCTCCCTGGAACTGGACAAG AACACGTTTGAGTTGATGGTAAAGAAAAACGCAGCTCAGTTGGAGGCCCAAAAAAAGGAGCTATCTAAACTGAGGGCCAAGGTTGCTTCCCTGGAGCAGACCCTGGAGCTAAAATCTGAGGAGgctgagagagaggaaaagaaggagaaggagaagaccCTGGTCAGCATCCAGGCCAGCCAGGTAGAGTTGGAGAAGCTGCAGAAAGTGCTTTCTATGCGGGAGAGCGAATTGGGGCACATCAAACGGCTAGCAAGCACCATTGTAGAGCAGCGCACAGATCTGGAGCGGTTCTTCCATGAGGCACTGGCTCAGGTGAAGCAGGAGATCATGGCCAGCAGGTTGCAATACAAAAAGGAGGCACTACAGGCTTATCGCTGTAGAGTGAGAGAAGCCACAGCCGGAAAACTAAAGTTCCCACCCATCCGCACCTTTCATAAAGGCCCCCACAGTACCAACTCTGTCTATTCAGACATGGAGGCGGCTGCAAGGTG GACTCATCAACCAGACAGCAAAGTTGAAATCTCAGATCTCACTTGGGAGCAGAAGGAACAAGTGCTCAGGCTTCTCTTTGCTAAAATGAATGGACATAGGGAAAG GAAAGCCAGCCAACATCTGGCTTTGTTTGCCTCCTCTGAGAAGAAGAGCCTTATTGACAGCGATGCTGCCGG AATTAGAGAGGAGCTCTCCCCGGCGACCTTCATAACCCAGGCGCCTGAGCCCGTGTTGCTCTCGAAGCCAAACAGCCTGCCGGATATACACAACACCACATGA